The following is a genomic window from Clostridium fungisolvens.
ATTATTTAATTACTGACATTCCACCCATATAAGGTTGTAATGCTACTGGAATGTTTATAGATCCATCTTCATTTAAGTTGTTCTCTAAGAAAGCAATTAACATTCTTGGAGGAGCTACAACTGTATTATTTAATGTATGTGCAAAATACTTACCATTCTCGCCATCTACACGTATCTTTAAACGACGTGCTTGAGCATCGCCTAAGTTTGAGCAGCTTCCTACTTCAAAGTATTTCTTTTGTCTTGGAGACCAAGCTTCTACGTCTACTGACTTTACTTTAAGATCTGCTAAGTCACCTGAGCAACATTCTAAGGTTCTCACTGGTATATCTAGTGAACGGAATAAATCTACTGTGTCTTTCCATAGTTTATTGTACCAAACCATACTTTCTTCTGGTTTACATACAACAATCATTTCTTGTTTTTCAAATTGGTGAATTCTATAAACTCCTCTTTCCTCTATCCCATGAGCTCCTTTTTCTTTTCTGAAGCATGGTGAGTAACTAGTTAAAGTGTGAGGAAGTGAAGCTTCTGGCAATATTGTATCTATATACTTACCTATCATAGAATGTTCACTTGTTCCTATAAGATATAAATCTTCACCTTCTATTTTATACATCATTGCATCCATTTCAGCAAAACTCATAACACCAGTTACAACTTCACTACGAATCATGAAAGGTGGTATGCAATATGTAAATCCACGATTTATCATAAAATCTCTAGCATATGATATAACTGCTGAATGAAGTCTAGCTATATTACCCATTAGATAATAAAAACCATTTCCAGCAACCTTTCTAGCACTATCTAAATCAATACCGCTAAGTTTTTCCATGATTTCAGTATGGTATGGAATCTCAAAGTCAGGAACTACTGGTTCACCAAAACGTTCAACTTCCACATTTTCGCTATCGTCCTTACCTATTGGAACACTTGGATCGATGATATTTGGAATTATCATCATTATATCCTTAACTTTTTTCTCAAGTTCGCCTTCTTTAACTTCTAATTCTGCCAAACGTGCAGAGTTTGCAGCAACTTGTTTTTTCATATCTTCTGCTTCTTCTTTTTTCCCTTGAGCCATTAATGCACCAATGCTCTTTGAGATCTTATTTCTATTTGCCCTTAAAGAATCAGCTTCCTGCTTTGCATTTCTAAGTTCAGCATCTAAAGCTATAACTTCATCAACTAAACCTAACTTATTATCTTGAAACTTATTTTTTATGTTTTGTTTTACTATTTCAGGGTTTTCCCTTACAAATCTTAAATCTAACATAATTTACCCTCCTGATACATTTATCTATTTATAATATTTTAAAAGCATAATTATATAAGCAATTACCTAAATGGTTACTTTTACATTGTAAGATAATAATTAATAATTTACAATGGTATCTTTAAATACTATATCCATTATAGTAACTTATGTCTAAAGTTATTTAAATTTAAGTTACTATTAAAGTACTGTTTTGAAATTAAGTGATTATCAATCCGATTATTTAACGGTCTTAAGCAAAGAATTAATATTATATTTTAATCTGTTGCATATACTCATCCACAAATCTCATTGAATTATAATTCCCTAAAGAATAAAAAAACTCCCATCCCAAATATAAAAAAATGGGACGGAAGTACTCCGCGTTGCCACCCAAATTGCTGAAATAGTTAAAAATCAGCCACTCGAAAAAGTAGGATAAAGGTTACTAGCCTTTCGATTTATCATCGACAGCTCCAAAAGTGGAAAGATTTAGACTTTCACCGATTTGCACCAACCATCGGCTCTCTGAAGAAATTCAAAAATCGTAGCTTTTATAATCACTGTTTTTGTATATGTTACTATTATGTATCAATTATATATAATATTATACAGATTTTCAAGTGAGAATAAGTATTTTTCACGTAAATCGTTAATAAAATTGTTTTTATCTCTATAAACCACATGATTTTTACAGTTTTAAGTACCTAAAAATGCAATTGTTACTATAATTCATCTATTTCATCATCATATAGCCATCCTTCTTCTTCTGCATAATTAAATATATCTTTCAAAGCTATATCATAACCCTTTGCAAATACAGCAGGATTTCTATTATACACTTTAATCAAATCTTCCGTAAGCACTTTATTTCTAATCTCATCTTCAAATATTAATGCCTGCAAATAAGTGCTCCCAATAAGTTCTCTAACTACATTATATCTGAAGCTTTTATCAATACATATATACAATCTGCATATTATTGGTCTTTGCTCGTAAATTGTGCAGTAGTTCTCATTTGTAATAAAGTGGCAATTATTTTCTTTATCTAATACAAATTGATCGAACTCTCTATAGTAATTTCTCTTTTTTACAAGCCTCTGTCTTACAAAGTCAGAAGCAGCTTCGTCGTTCCAGTTACTTATTCTGTTAACACAGATATTATCCATTTCAACTGACCAAGCCTTTTTACAGCAGCTTTCCTCACAATCATCACAAGGTAGAGGGTTGCTATTTAAAAATATATCAATTGCTTTTAACATATCCTCCACAGTTGTATCTTTATCAATCTTGTCATAATTCACTTTGCCTTCTGAGTCAAATAATAATTTCATGTCATTTCTCCTTAAGTTTTTATGCCTTAGCTACAAATTCAATACAACACTTCATTTTTCCTTCTTCATTTCAAAAACAATTATCTTAATAACATACCTAATATTTATGTCATTAAATAATCAATTGTCTATTGCTAAGACTTTTCTTCTAAATATTTTATATTTGGAATTCTACGAACTATTAAAGTAACTATTAGTATTAGCGCACCAGTTACAACAAGTATAAGCCCTATTCCTGAACCAGGTTTACTTCCTAGAAAATATCCTATCACCTTCCAATTTGGCCCCGCAACTGCTGGTTCTAAAATATTGTCTATCAAAAAACCGGTTATTACAAAAGATAACGGAACAATAGCGTTTGAAATCTGAGCTATAGCTGAAAAAGCCCTCCCTTGCATACTAGCTGTAACCTTTGTTTGAATGATAGATTTAAACATTGCATTTATTATTGGTAAAGGTATCATAAGAATAAATAAGGATCCCCCTAAAAATAGTGGTGTTCGCGCTATACCAAAGATTAAAAACATCACAGAACTTATATTTATTCCAAGAATAATTGTATTTATTCTAGTAAGTTTTATCTCGTAAACAGCAATTATTATTGCTCCCATAAAAGCACCTAAATTCATTATTGCTAAAATTGTAGCTAATACAAATGAGTTTCCGTTTATCTTAGTAATATACGGTATTACTAACTCCAACGGCCCATTGAGCATAAAGTTAATAAAAGTTATATATAATGTCAACCCAAACAAGCCTTTAACCTTCAATAAACACATAAAACCAGTACTCATATCTTTTATAAAATTATTATCTTCGCTACTATGGTATTCTTGTATTTCTGGCTCCGGTATTTTTATAAATATAAGAATAACTACTGATATAATGAAAGTTACAAAGTCTATTAAGAGTATTCCTTCTATTCCTATTATCACGTACAAAAACCCTGATATTACTGGGGCTATTATTCCAGCCATAGGAAAAGTCATCTCTTTTATTGCATTTGCTCTATCTATATGACTTTCAGTCACCATCATAGTGGTGGCTGCATCAGCTGCAATACTTTCAAACAAGGTAAATATTCCTTGTATAATTACGGCTATATATATAAGATAAATATTTAAATTATTTCCAAAGGTACATACAAATAAAAGTACTGTTCCTACTGCCTGGCCTAAGTCTCCAAGCATCATTGCATACTTTCTCTTCCACCTGTCAACCACAATCCCAGCTATTCCTCCGAAGATTACAGCTGTTATCTCATTAAAGAATGGTATAAGAAGTAAGTACATGGTAGTTCCTTTTGTTTGATATAACCATAATCCAATGGCTATCCCTGACATTCGACTTCCTACTAAAGAAAGCCCTTGGGTAATTATTAAAATATATAAACTATATAGTTTTTTCATTAATATATCCTCCTGTTAAAAAAATTGCTAACATGCTCATTATCATTTTTTTGAGCAGCTGCCTTTTTTGAACAAATATAATGAAGTTATGTAAATAAAGGCCGCAAACAAGCGTACTCATTTGCGACCTCTAAAACAAAAGCATAAGAACTAAGCCTAATGACTCAATTCTCTAATACCATCATATAAAGTTCAAAATGTACTCATGTTCTTAATAATTCAAGCTAACAGCACAACAAATAAACCTAAAACATAGGCAAAAATGCAAATAGCTCTAGTATTTAATTTCTACTATTTATTAAGAACAGTGATAATGATTAACATTCGGATAGATTCCCCTTTGCTTTCAATATAAAACCATTATATATTGCCTAAATTCAGCAGTCAATTAATTAGTAGGATAAGCGAAAAACAATATAGCTTGCTTTATCTATATTTGTACTCTATTATATCCTTTTATACTTCCTTACTCTTTCGTCGTTTATAACACCGTTGAAGTTAAGTCCATAAGCAAAACTATACTCATTACCTAGTTCATCTTTATAGCATTTCATATCATGAGGCACATCCTCAAACTGTTCTTCAACAGTATCCATGTTTTTTGGCATATTAAATGGTAATAGTCCACTTGGACTATGCTTTCCACTTATAATATCAAGTATGACTTGAGCTTGCACACCAAAATCAACCACTATTGCATCAGCCTTTTCCTCAAACTCACTAAGCACTGTTGGATTTGCCATGTTTATAGACACTACTATTGGTTTTTGCCCCATTAGGTTCTTAGTTTCTAAAATTATATCTAAATCTTCTTCGTTTGTAGCATAGTTTGTTTTACCAAAGTAAGATCTGTTATTTGATTCTTCTAATGGGTCTCCGCCTGCTAGACTAACTTTTCTACTGCTTGTAGCCTTATATGGTCTGTATTGTAAGCTTATAGGTACGTATCCATCTTTCTTAGAATATCCTACAGTCTTAGGCGATTCTATAAAAACTATAGAAAAATCAGCTTCCTCTGCTTTCTCCACTACATTAAAATATTTTTCAATAATAGCTTTATTTACAGGTTCTACTACTCTTTCAGGAATTATGTTTCCGAACCAATCTATACTTTCCTTTAATCTTCTCTTTGGTATATACACATTTTTTCTTTCTCTAATTGGAAGTATTTGATTTTTATTTTTTAACATCACTAGAGATTTAAGCTGACATTCATATCCAGTTTTCATATATTCAGCATTGCCAACTAATTTGTCAGATTCTTCTGGATCTACATATGGATTTTCAAATAAACCAGTTCTAAAAATATTAAGTAATAATCTTACAGCTGATTTTTCAAATCGTTCTCTCATATATTTTTCACCTAATTCTTTTACTCCCATCTCGTAGGCTTCAAGAATTGGTAAAACCTCATTATTCCCACCAAACTGATCCACTCCAGCCATCAATACTTTATAGTGTCTTTCACTTTCAGATAATTTTTCAACTCCCCAGCTCTTACCTGATATGAATCCATCTATGATATGATTCTCCTTTGTTATCCCCCAATCAGTACAAACAACCCCATCATAATCATACTTTTCTCTAAGTAAGTCCTTAATTATATATTTACTAAAAGAATTTCCTACGTTTTCGCCATACTTTTTATCAATATCATAAGATATAGTATAATAAGGCATAACTGCTGATGCTTTCTTAGTCTTACCAGATAACTTAAAGGCTCCTTCTGTAAAAGGAATTAAGTGATCATTAAAATTATTTCCTGGATAAACAGCATATTTACCATAAGCAAAATGAGCATCTCTACCGCTTTCACAGCTTCCTCCACCTGGCCAATGTTTAACCATGGCATTTACACTCTCATATCCCCAACCATCTTCAGTCTCACTTTCTCCAACAGAAGTTTGAAATCCATTACAATATGCTTCAGCTAAATCTCGTGCCAAAATTGGATCTTCCCCTAAAGTCCCACTAAACCTCATCCACCTAGGATCTGTTGCTATATCTACTTGAGGTGATAAAGCAGTTGAAATTCCAAGTGCTCTGTATTCCTTAGATGCAATAAATCCAAACTTACTAACTTCTTCACTACTAAAAGTTGCTGCAAGCCCTAACGGCTCTGGCCATTTAGAGATATCTCCTCCTGCACCAGCATTAAACTCAGCATTAGCACTAGTTGTATGTCTTGGATCACTGCTTATATTTACAGGTATTCCAAAACCAACTCCTTCTACAAATGTTTGTAGATTATTATTCCAAAGTGCTGCTGTTTTAGCATCATCCACCGCCGTTACAAGTACGTGCCTTAAATTATCATCTGTAAGAAACCTTCTTTGTTGATCTGTTAAATCGGTAATCTTTGCATCAGCCTCATCAAAAGTTTTACCATTATAAGTTCCATCAAAAGCTTTTGAAAAACTATCTTTTTTACTAAAAACCGCTTGATGTCCACTGTATAGCATAAGACCTGCTATTTGCTTTATACTAAGTTTACTTGCTAAATCCTTAGCTCTTTCTTTAGCTGGAAGTCTCCAATCCTCATATTTTTCAAGTTTTCCACTTTTGCTCAAATTCTTAAAAGCAAAGCCATCCTGCTCTATTATTTTAATACCTGAATTCTTTGAATAGGCAACATTTTTTCCACTTTCATTTATAATAATTACATAGTCGCCTTTATCAATTTGTCTCCAATTTCTCATAAATCCCCCTCCATTGACTTTGTTAAATACTATATATTTTTTCTATGTAAATAATCATCAAGACTTCTAATAAAAAACTCTCTAAATCCAAAAATAACTCCTAAACTTTCACTTTTTTCATCTTCTAAATCATAATAATATTTCATAGTTTCTATATCTACAGATAAAGTATCTAATGGAAACCCTTCTCTATATCTTTCATGAGGCTTGTCTACAATATAAAACTTCTCAGAACAAATATCTTCACCGTCATACTTATAAATATGATCCTTATCTATATATAAACATATGCCATTTTTATAATATGCAGTTAGTTTGCCTCCATACTTTGCTGCCAAATCACTGTAATAATCAACCATTTCTCTGTAGGATAAATCCTCACCATGAATCCTCTTCACTAATACACCAGGTTGATCTTCTTCCTCTACACCATCAAAGAATAAACCAGTATCACATGAAAATACAGGTATCTTAAGCTGTTCGTAGTAAGTAGTGGCTTTTTCTATAGCATTATCTAAAGGATCTTTCCCAGTTTCATCAGATCCTTTCAGATTTAAATCAATACTGCCAATGCCTGTAACTTCGATATTGAGGCCATCAAGCATTTTAATCATACTTGTCAGCTTTGATGGATTATATGTACCATATATTAACCTCATAA
Proteins encoded in this region:
- a CDS encoding MFS transporter, which produces MKKLYSLYILIITQGLSLVGSRMSGIAIGLWLYQTKGTTMYLLLIPFFNEITAVIFGGIAGIVVDRWKRKYAMMLGDLGQAVGTVLLFVCTFGNNLNIYLIYIAVIIQGIFTLFESIAADAATTMMVTESHIDRANAIKEMTFPMAGIIAPVISGFLYVIIGIEGILLIDFVTFIISVVILIFIKIPEPEIQEYHSSEDNNFIKDMSTGFMCLLKVKGLFGLTLYITFINFMLNGPLELVIPYITKINGNSFVLATILAIMNLGAFMGAIIIAVYEIKLTRINTIILGINISSVMFLIFGIARTPLFLGGSLFILMIPLPIINAMFKSIIQTKVTASMQGRAFSAIAQISNAIVPLSFVITGFLIDNILEPAVAGPNWKVIGYFLGSKPGSGIGLILVVTGALILIVTLIVRRIPNIKYLEEKS
- a CDS encoding glycoside hydrolase family 3 protein; the encoded protein is MRNWRQIDKGDYVIIINESGKNVAYSKNSGIKIIEQDGFAFKNLSKSGKLEKYEDWRLPAKERAKDLASKLSIKQIAGLMLYSGHQAVFSKKDSFSKAFDGTYNGKTFDEADAKITDLTDQQRRFLTDDNLRHVLVTAVDDAKTAALWNNNLQTFVEGVGFGIPVNISSDPRHTTSANAEFNAGAGGDISKWPEPLGLAATFSSEEVSKFGFIASKEYRALGISTALSPQVDIATDPRWMRFSGTLGEDPILARDLAEAYCNGFQTSVGESETEDGWGYESVNAMVKHWPGGGSCESGRDAHFAYGKYAVYPGNNFNDHLIPFTEGAFKLSGKTKKASAVMPYYTISYDIDKKYGENVGNSFSKYIIKDLLREKYDYDGVVCTDWGITKENHIIDGFISGKSWGVEKLSESERHYKVLMAGVDQFGGNNEVLPILEAYEMGVKELGEKYMRERFEKSAVRLLLNIFRTGLFENPYVDPEESDKLVGNAEYMKTGYECQLKSLVMLKNKNQILPIRERKNVYIPKRRLKESIDWFGNIIPERVVEPVNKAIIEKYFNVVEKAEEADFSIVFIESPKTVGYSKKDGYVPISLQYRPYKATSSRKVSLAGGDPLEESNNRSYFGKTNYATNEEDLDIILETKNLMGQKPIVVSINMANPTVLSEFEEKADAIVVDFGVQAQVILDIISGKHSPSGLLPFNMPKNMDTVEEQFEDVPHDMKCYKDELGNEYSFAYGLNFNGVINDERVRKYKRI
- a CDS encoding YkgJ family cysteine cluster protein, with the protein product MKLLFDSEGKVNYDKIDKDTTVEDMLKAIDIFLNSNPLPCDDCEESCCKKAWSVEMDNICVNRISNWNDEAASDFVRQRLVKKRNYYREFDQFVLDKENNCHFITNENYCTIYEQRPIICRLYICIDKSFRYNVVRELIGSTYLQALIFEDEIRNKVLTEDLIKVYNRNPAVFAKGYDIALKDIFNYAEEEGWLYDDEIDEL
- the serS gene encoding serine--tRNA ligase, with protein sequence MLDLRFVRENPEIVKQNIKNKFQDNKLGLVDEVIALDAELRNAKQEADSLRANRNKISKSIGALMAQGKKEEAEDMKKQVAANSARLAELEVKEGELEKKVKDIMMIIPNIIDPSVPIGKDDSENVEVERFGEPVVPDFEIPYHTEIMEKLSGIDLDSARKVAGNGFYYLMGNIARLHSAVISYARDFMINRGFTYCIPPFMIRSEVVTGVMSFAEMDAMMYKIEGEDLYLIGTSEHSMIGKYIDTILPEASLPHTLTSYSPCFRKEKGAHGIEERGVYRIHQFEKQEMIVVCKPEESMVWYNKLWKDTVDLFRSLDIPVRTLECCSGDLADLKVKSVDVEAWSPRQKKYFEVGSCSNLGDAQARRLKIRVDGENGKYFAHTLNNTVVAPPRMLIAFLENNLNEDGSINIPVALQPYMGGMSVIK
- a CDS encoding non-canonical purine NTP pyrophosphatase, coding for MRLIYGTYNPSKLTSMIKMLDGLNIEVTGIGSIDLNLKGSDETGKDPLDNAIEKATTYYEQLKIPVFSCDTGLFFDGVEEEDQPGVLVKRIHGEDLSYREMVDYYSDLAAKYGGKLTAYYKNGICLYIDKDHIYKYDGEDICSEKFYIVDKPHERYREGFPLDTLSVDIETMKYYYDLEDEKSESLGVIFGFREFFIRSLDDYLHRKNI